GCCGTCTTCTCCTCAGGTGTTCAGTGGTGTTCATGTGTCGCCTACGCACTGGAATGCGCGCCTTGGTCATCCTGCTGCTCCTATAGTTAGTCATGTGCTGCATCGCCATGAACTACCAGTTGTGTCAAATAAAAGTGCTGAAACTATCTGTAatgcctgtcagcagggcaagagtcaccaactacctttttcagagtctagtcgtgttgtgaaacatcctcttgagcttgtgttttctgatgtatggggtcatgcccaaacgtctgttagtggtcacaactattatgtcagtttcattgatgcttacagTCGGTTTACTTGGCTATATCTTATCaagcgtaaatctgatgtgtttgatgtttttgttcagttccaagcacacgttgagcgtctccttaagcacaaaattattcatgttcaatccgactgggggggggggttgaatatcACAACCTCAACTCGTTTTTTAACAAGCTTGGGATCTCGCATCGCGtatcttgtcctcatacacatcagcaaaacggcaccgctgaacgtaagcatcgtcatcttgtagAGACTGGACTTACTTTACTAGCTCATGCCTCCGTCCCGCttcggttctggagtgatgctttctccaccGCCTGTTTCTTGATAAATAGGCTTCCCTCGCGACTACTGAAAATGAAAACCCCTCTTGAACTCTTGCTCAATGATATCCCAGACTACACGTTTCTCAAAGTatttgggtgtgcatgttggccgCACTTGCGGCCGTACAACAAGCGTAAGTTAGAGTTTCGGTCTAAGAAGTGTGTCTTTCTTGGGTACAGTTCTCTCCACAAAGGGTACaagtgtcttcatgttcccaccaaTCGTGTCTACATTTCCCGTGACGTcatgtttgatgagaatgtgttCCCGTTTCGTGCTCTTTCGAACCACTCTACCATTAGTTTACCACCTGTGCACTCAGCTACACCTtcgcctgatcaatttgtggatgttgcaagTGCTCCTATGTTGCTTCCTAACCATGTTGCAGGTATTGGATGTGGTGCCCGTCTTGAACTCCTGGATGATGAGGCTATGGACAACACTCACGATGGTCACGTCGGTCCGGTGCATGGCCCATGCATGGCGGGTCGTGCCCGCCAGCCCGATGCATCCACAGCCGCCCCGCGGGTGTCGGCAGCGCCCGCAGCTGCGCCCGGCTCGCCCGGCTTGCCTGGCCGCGTCACCTAGGCCTGCTAACGAGTCAACGCCGCCAGCGTCGCCCTTGTCTGGCCTAGCAGCCACTGGCCCAGCGGCCACGTCAGCTGCACCGGCCAGCCCCGCCTCGGCCCCCTCggctcctcgcgagccggccttGTCGTCGGCTGGGCTCGGCAACCCCGTCTCGGCCCCGTCGTCCGGTGCTGAGCCTGATGAACCTGGCTCCTCCAGCTCAGGATCGGTCTCGCCTTCGTCTCCTGTGGCAAGCCCCGTGTTGCCGGCGCCGCCTGCTGTGGTCGCTCATCGTCCACACACACGCAGCCGGTCTAGTGTTTTTCGGCCCAAGGAACGCACAGACGGCACTGTGGCGTGGCTTGCCGCATGTGTGGCTCATGCTGCTACGGATCCGATGGCTGAGCCGCGTCATTTTCAGGCCGCATTGGGTATTCCTCACTGGCGTGCTGCGATGGAACAGGAATTTCAGGCTTTgctgaaaaatggcacttggcaatTTGTTCCTCCGGTCTCTGGCAGCAACATCATTGACTCCAAATGGGTGTTTAAGGTAAAACGACATGCAGATGGTtctattgagcgctacaaggcACGGCTGGTTGCCAAGGGTTTCAAgcagaggtatggtcttgattatgaagacatGTTTAGTCCAGTTATCAAGCCTACTACTATTCGTATACTGCTGCCTCTTGCTGTTACTCGTGGTTGGTCTCTTCGTCAGCTTGACGTGCAGAACGCCTTCCTCCATGGAGTTcttgaggaagaggtttatatgcgtcaaCCACCAGGCTTTGTTGATCCTACACGTCcgcatcatctctgtcgtctggtcAAGGCGTTGTATGGACTTAAACAGGCGCCTCGTGCGTGGCATGCGCGCCTTGGTTCTGTTCTCCGGACTCTTGGGTTTATTCCCTCCACTGCTGACACATCACTGTTCCTCCTTCAGCGTCCTGAGGTGACGATGTATCTattggtttatgttgatgatatcatccttgTCAGTTCCTCTGATGCTGCTGCTGATCGCCTTGTGTCTGCATTGAGTGAGGAGTTTGCTGTCAAGGATTTGGGTGCCCTGCATTACTTCCTTGGTTTGGAGGTGTCACGGTCTTCTGCTAGGTTGACTCTGACTCAGAAGAAGTATTCTTTGGATTTGTTGCGTCGTGCTGGGATGCTCAAATGCAAACATGCTATCACTCCCATGTATGCGACTGATCGGTTGTCTGCTCTTGATGGAGATCTTCTTTCTACTGATGACGCCACTGAGTATCGCAGTCTTGTTGGCGGTCTGCAATATCTCACTATCACCAGGCCTGATGTCTCTTATGCAGTCAACCGTGTGTGCCAGTACCTTCATGCACCTCGTACCACTCATTTCTCGGCAGTTAAGCGCATTCTGCGGCATGTCTCTTCCACTGCCTCGTATGGTCTGCTCCTTCAGTCTGCATCGTCTTGTGAACTTTCGGCTTTctctgatgcggattgggctggaagtcctgatgatcggcgatccacggggggatatgCAGTGTTCTTTGGTCCTAACTTGATCGTCTGGAATGCTCGCAAGCAAGCCACCGTGtctcgtagcagtactgaagctgagtataaagCAGTTGCTGATGCCAccgctgagatcatatgggtacagtccTTATTGCGGGAGTTGAGAATCTCTCCAGGTCATCCTCCAGTTCtgtggtgtgacaacatcggtgtTACATACCTTTCATCTAATCCGGTGTTTCATGCTAGGACGAAACACATTgaggttgactatcactttgttcgggaacgtgttgcacagagaCTACTTTGTATCAAGTTATTCTCctcaaaggatcaacttgctgacatcttcacgaagcctcttccacaaccacagtgtgtaggctgtaggcgcaatcttaacttactTTGTACTTCAGGctatagttaagattgagggagggtgttagactgtatatacgtagTCTTGTATAGGCCTTGTATTGTAcctctttttttttcgaaaagggggatcaCCCCGGCCTCTTGGTACGTCACCTCTTGGTAtgtctatataatgagatagccacaccccgttTTAGGGTGTCGAGCCAGTTTCCCAAACCCTATGTTTTACAGGGCAATGCTCCAACCGATGATTTTTCAGCGATTTCTAAATCTCGTCTCAAGCGGCAAGTGGTTATTGCGGTCTTTAAAGCCTGGTATGGCGAAGACATTTGCAGGTAtccctttctttttttttgttggTTCAGTGCAATTTTCAATCTTCAGCCGACAGCTTATAATCGAAGGGAGAAAAAAGCTAGTATGTtttgcaatgtaattttatttactgTCTGGTCAGCATCCAGTTGTTTTTCCATTTTATTGACTATGATTTTCCTTAATAAATATCAGACACCCTTGGTGTCTCTTGAAAGAAACATTCAGCTAGTAAACACCAAATACATCCGGTTGAAAGATGTTTTGCATCTAGTCCTTGCACGCATTGCAATTTCGGGAGGCACACTGTCACTGGTAACTAAATGGCTTGAGGCAATCCCATCCGTTAAAGTTTGAGCTGGACTGCTGTATGCATGATTTATTACCACCCACACCATTAGTAGAAAATACAAAGGTGAATTATGAAATGATTCCCAAGTTCAACACAAAATTCAGACTTCTTCCCGTCAGTTTTGTCAGTTCAACATTGTATCTCTGTATGCTCTCCCTAGTCCCTACACAGACCACGCCACGCTAGAGTTCTTTCTTTCTAAAAAAGAGGATGCATTTCCACAGAATCATATATGGTTTCTTTCGTATGAATTCTGTGAGTTATTATTGTTTGCAAGGGCCTCGAATGGTCAAATGCTTGGAACCTCCACAATACTGGACAGGAGGTCCCTTAGCTCCACCATCACAACATCCTGCTCACCCTTAACCTGCAAATGGAGACATGCAGAAGAAGCCGGCTGCCTTATCAGAAGTTAAGCAGTATAATCTACCAAATTCTGCTGCAGCCCAAAATTGTGAGGGGGATTTACCTCGATGCAGAAGAAACTCTCTGCATAGCCATAGTAGGTGATGGTGTTGAGGCTAAGCACTTGCACATTGTAGTTGCAGAGTGCCTCCAGCACCTTGGTGAAGAGGCCTGCCCTTTTGGTCCAGAAGATCTTGAGGTTGTACTTACAACTCCCTAGAGGTATCAGCTCCACCTGACCCTGTGAACATGAACAGCTCGGTTAGCGTGCGAGAAATCGGCTCGATATCACAACTAACTTTGGAAGCGATGAAGCAACAATACGTTATAGCTTTGTACCTTGTACAAAAATCTGTTCTCTTTTGTAAAACTTGGCCTCCTAGAAATACTCGGGTTTTTATTAGGGGGAAAAATGCATGACTACTTTATACTAGAGCAAATAAAAGTGTGAATTTCTCGCCTTGCTTTGGCTGTGTTTAGAAGTGGTTATATTGCAACCAAAAAGGCGGCCATCAATTGGTGAGAAGTATTTGGCCAGTGTGGTGAGGTTGAGCGATCGTGTTCTGCAGATTGTGGCATTGGTTGATCTGAATTTCTGGTTCTCGTTTGGTTATGTCTTTTTACTCTGGTATATATAGGTATTCATGCCTCATAGCAGGGGTTATTACGTACGTACCTGATAATGGATGTTGTCGTTGGGGGCGAAGGAttcggagcaggaggcgctgcctTGCTTCTCCCAGGCCTCGCCGGGCGAGTCGGCGAGCTGGCTCTGCAGCTCGAGGACCTGGTTCTGGAGCTTCTTGATGTGACCGATGGCGTCCGCCAGGGTGGACTCCTTGCTCATCTGAAAACAACACAACAACAAGGTCGATGAGTGTCAGGAATGTCAACCGAGTTTTCATTTTTCTCCCAGGAAGAAGCAGTTGTTTTTCAAGACTATTATTATTATCAGATATGTCCGGAGAAGCAGAGGCAACAGGCAACTTGCTCTGTCCCGCCCAATTGTTGGGTGGGGTGGGTGTGTGATCAGTGCAGTTAATCGCTGCTGGAAGAGAGGATGAAGGAAGGAAGCACCTTTGTGATGTTGGGCACGACGGCCCTGAGCTTGAGGATGTTGGTGTTGAGCCTGCCCCTCCTCCGGCGCTCGGCGTCCAGGTTCTTGGACTTGTACTGCGTGGCGTCCGCCGCCGGCAGCTGCTCCCCCTCCTCGCtctcctcgccctcgccgccgccgcccaggttCAGCATCGACTCAACGAAGTCCTCCATCTTCACctcctcgccgccgctgccgccgcgggaAGCCCTCGGGCGGCGCGGCATTGCTCGCTGGCCGCTAGGAGGGTCGATCGAGGAAAAAGATCAATCTGGCTGGCTGCGTGCCTCCCGGTCGCCCACCCACCCAACGAGAGGAGAGGGCAGCGCCGTGCAGTGCAGTGCAGTGTCACTCACTCTCACtcaccctccctccctccctccctctggtGTTGGTGCTGGTGCCGGTGGCGGTGCGGTGCCTTGTGGGTATCTTGCGCCTCGGGTGGTGGTAGCTTATAAGGACGGGACGGGGCTGAGGAGAGGAATCTCGCGGGGAAAGCAACCGCCAAGGAAGGGCTCCAACGCAAACGCAAGTGAGATGagactccctccctccctcctcgtgTCCGGGGTGGTGAGAGAGCCGAGTTAGTTGCGGCGGCACCTGATCTGATGCGGTTGGTTGCGCTGTTGACTGTCATCCCCTCTTCACGGTTACCAATGGAAAAGGTGGTAAAGTTTCAGGTGTGATTGGGTCATTTTGCGTCCAGCCATAGGCCATAGCCATATGGTCATGGCGCTCATCGGCATTATGATTTCGAAAATGGGCGGTACAGGTGCAGCAGACGATGGTACAGCGAGATCTCTGAAGCACATCCTATGATTTCTTTCTTTCCGGTACAAGATGCTGCGGCGCAAGATCGAGCAGTGCGTTATTTGATCGGAGGGGGTTCTTCAGTCTCTCTCTGCAGCTTTTGGGCAATCTGGTAACAGAAAAGACGTAATGCAACGTACGCTGGAGATGTCGCTGCATCGATGGATGGATGTGCATGGACCAGTGTGTGTACATTTGTGCAGGATCATGGGAATTCTCAAAAGGAAGAGAGGTACGTGCAGATATATCTCGTGTACTACACGAATGATACGGCGAGATCTCTGAAACTTTATATCTTCCATCTCGTCCCGATTTCTTTCTGGCACACTAGCTGCATTGCATCTCAACCTCAACGAGTACGCCGGACACTCTGAGCTGATGCTTATCGTTAGAGGATGATGGAGAAAAAATTGCACAGTACGCGCCATGGCAGCGTCAAAGTAGTAGGACGTGGAGGAGGAggccgaaaaaaacaaaaaagaatgacgatggcgacggcgcTAGTGTAGTAGGACCAATGTTAAGGATATTGCTTATCGTTAATGTTTTGATCGACTGAGGATTAGAGATTAATCGAAATCGGCAATGATTTTATAGGTCGACTATTAATCAGCCAGTTTTTGCCTGTAATTTCCAGGTTTCAAGCACTAATAAGGTAAACATAGCAACGATCATAAGTGTGTTGTCGGCATTTAAATAGGAACACTATATCAATACATAATTACATATTGCATGTCAAACAATGtgtcaatgaaaaataaaataggaCAACACTACAACACATGGTCTATCGAAGGGGGGATAAAGTGTGATGTGTGGAAGTCTACGGAGGCCCTTCTTTTGGTGTTTATAACCACAGTGTCGACGCACCTGACACGCGTGGCATGCGGGCCCCAGCCAACAGCAGCTCGCCAGCGCGCACAAGACCGGTGCGGGCTTGCAAGGCCAACCCCAGAGTGGCTGGGCGGGAGTGGGTGTAGCGGGTCAGCCTAGTGGCACCCTACTTATCCCTCCTACGACCAAGGGCTCGGTATCCAGAGGATCAGAACGGCACGGCACGGCACCGGCTCTCTCTTC
This region of Triticum aestivum cultivar Chinese Spring chromosome 2D, IWGSC CS RefSeq v2.1, whole genome shotgun sequence genomic DNA includes:
- the LOC123052454 gene encoding transcription factor UDT1 isoform X2 — its product is MPRRPRASRGGSGGEEVKMEDFVESMLNLGGGGEGEESEEGEQLPAADATQYKSKNLDAERRRRGRLNTNILKLRAVVPNITKMSKESTLADAIGHIKKLQNQVLELQSQLADSPGEAWEKQGSASCSESFAPNDNIHYQGQVELIPLGSCKYNLKIFWTKRAGLFTKVLEALCNYNVQVLSLNTITYYGYAESFFCIEVKGEQDVVMVELRDLLSSIVEVPSI
- the LOC123052454 gene encoding transcription factor UDT1 isoform X1 translates to MPRRPRASRGGSGGEEVKMEDFVESMLNLGGGGEGEESEEGEQLPAADATQYKSKNLDAERRRRGRLNTNILKLRAVVPNITKMSKESTLADAIGHIKKLQNQVLELQSQLADSPGEAWEKQGSASCSESFAPNDNIHYQGQVELIPLGSCKYNLKIFWTKRAGLFTKVLEALCNYNVQVLSLNTITYYGYAESFFCIEPASSACLHLQVKGEQDVVMVELRDLLSSIVEVPSI